In Equus przewalskii isolate Varuska chromosome 15, EquPr2, whole genome shotgun sequence, a single genomic region encodes these proteins:
- the ZKSCAN7 gene encoding zinc finger protein with KRAB and SCAN domains 7 isoform X3 translates to MLYYVYARVSAPEQEQEMHLEEATVLGATEDSPTSSLSEGSAPGAHLEPPHDPGACHPTSGRSAQQASPVPALPQAGNLGDQAAASVLQMVGPQGSAAYEFLCVDYTQKKWRGPAVSQRALYQNVMPENHCSAASLAGENRMESSELPAKHEISKGSDSSNRISGGLYVVVPGGPEAGDACEDALEKLEGQPSDEEGSQLESDFLEITHENKTKSTKDGCDTYKELGAHPNLSSSPAELQGILKGQKFYRCDECGKTFNRSSHLIGHQRIHTGEKPYECNECGKTFRQTSQLIVHLRTHTGEKPYECSVCGKTYRHSSHLIQHQRLHNGEKPYKCNECAKAFTQSSQLIDHQRTHTGEKPYECNECGEAFIRSKSLVRHQVLHSGEKPYKCNECGKAFCSNRNLIDHQRIHSGEKPYECNQCGKAFSRSKCLIRHQSLHTGEKPYKCSDCGKAFNQNSQLVDHERIHTGEKPFECNECGKAFSLSKCLIRHQRLHTGEKPYKCNECGKSFNQNSHLIIHQRIHTGEKPYECTECGKVFSYSSSLMVHQRTHTGEKPYKCSDCGKAFSDSSQLIVHQRVHTGEKPYECIECGKAFSQRSTFNHHQRTHTGEKQAGGARSVS, encoded by the exons GTTTCAGCTCCAGAACAGGAACAGGAAATGCATTTGGAGGAGGCAACAGTCCTGGGTGCAACAGAGGACTCTCCTACCTCATCCCTCAGTGAGGGTTCAGCCCCTGGAGCCCACCTGGAGCCTCCTCATGACCCAGGGGCCTGCCATCCCACCAGTGGACGCTCTG cTCAACAGGCTTCCCCGGTGCCTGCCCTTCCCCAAGCAGGGAACTTAGGAGACCAAGCAGCAGCAAGTGTGCTTCAGATGGTCGGGCCCCAG GGGTCTGCAGCGTACGAGTTCCTGTGCGTGGACTATACTCAGAAGAAGTGGAGAGGTCCAGCAGTCAGTCAGAGAGCCCTGTACCAGAACGTCATGCCGGAAAATCACTGCAGCGCGGCCTCCCTGG CAGGTGAGAATAGGATGGAAAGTTCCGAGTTACCTGCAAAGCATGAAATTTCTAAAGGTTCTGATTCATCAAATAGGATATCAGGAGGACTCTATGTGGTGGTTCCTGGAGGACCAGAAGCTGGAGATGCCTGTGAAGATGCTTTAGAGAAGCTGGAAGGGCAGCCCTCAGATGAGGAAGGGAGCCAACTCGAAAGTGATTTCTTGGAAATAACACATGAGAATAAAACTAAATCTACCAAAGATGGATGTGATACATATAAGGAACTTGGGGCACATCCAAATCTGTCCTCCAGTCCTGCAGAACTTCAAGGAATTCTGAAAGGACAGAAATTCTATCGATGTGATGAATGTGGCAAAACTTTCAATCGGAGTTCACACCTCATTGGGCatcagagaatccacactggagagaaaccctatgagtgTAACGAGTGTGGAAAGACATTCAGGCAGACCTCTCAGCTCATAGTTCATCTCAGAACCCACACGGGGGAAAAGCCCTATGAGTGCAGCGTGTGTGGAAAGACCTATCGACACAGCTCCCATCTCATTCAACACCAGAGACTCCATAATGGGgagaaaccttataaatgtaatgaatgtgcgAAAGCCTTCACTCAGAGTTCCCAACTCATTGACCACCAGAGAAcccatactggagagaaaccatatgaatgCAATGAGTGTGGGGAGGCCTTCATTCGGAGTAAAAGTCTTGTCCGACATCAGGTACTTCACAGTGGTGAGAAACCCTACAAGTGTAATGAGTGTGGGAAAGCTTTCTGTTCTAATAGAAATCTCATTGACCATCAGAGAATCCACAGTGGGGAGAAGCCTTATGAGTGTAATCAATGTGGCAAGGCCTTCAGTCGGAGTAAATGTCTTATTCGACATCAGAGCCTCCACACTGGGGAAAAACCATACAAATGTAGTGActgtgggaaagctttcaatcAGAACTCTCAACTTGTTGACCATGAGcgaattcatactggagaaaaaccttttgaatgtaatgagtgtgggaaagcattcagtctgaGTAAGTGTCTTATTCGACATCAGAGACTTCACACAGGTGAAAAGCCCTATAAATGCAATGAATGTGGAAAATCCTTCAATCAAAACTCACACCTCATTATacaccagagaattcacactggtgagaaaccttatgaatgtactGAGTGTGGGAAGGTCTTCAGTTATAGCTCTAGCCTTATGGTACATCAAAGAACCCATACTGGGGAGAAACCATATAAATGCAGTGattgtgggaaagcctttagtgACAGCTCGCAACTCATTGTGCaccagagagttcacactggagagaaaccctatgaatgtattgagtgtggaaaagccttcagtcAGCGTTCCACTTTCAATCACCACCAgcgaactcacactggagagaagcaggCAGGTGGGGCTCGGTCAGTTTCTTAA
- the ZKSCAN7 gene encoding zinc finger protein with KRAB and SCAN domains 7 isoform X4, which translates to MHLEEATVLGATEDSPTSSLSEGSAPGAHLEPPHDPGACHPTSGRSAQQASPVPALPQAGNLGDQAAASVLQMVGPQGSAAYEFLCVDYTQKKWRGPAVSQRALYQNVMPENHCSAASLAGENRMESSELPAKHEISKGSDSSNRISGGLYVVVPGGPEAGDACEDALEKLEGQPSDEEGSQLESDFLEITHENKTKSTKDGCDTYKELGAHPNLSSSPAELQGILKGQKFYRCDECGKTFNRSSHLIGHQRIHTGEKPYECNECGKTFRQTSQLIVHLRTHTGEKPYECSVCGKTYRHSSHLIQHQRLHNGEKPYKCNECAKAFTQSSQLIDHQRTHTGEKPYECNECGEAFIRSKSLVRHQVLHSGEKPYKCNECGKAFCSNRNLIDHQRIHSGEKPYECNQCGKAFSRSKCLIRHQSLHTGEKPYKCSDCGKAFNQNSQLVDHERIHTGEKPFECNECGKAFSLSKCLIRHQRLHTGEKPYKCNECGKSFNQNSHLIIHQRIHTGEKPYECTECGKVFSYSSSLMVHQRTHTGEKPYKCSDCGKAFSDSSQLIVHQRVHTGEKPYECIECGKAFSQRSTFNHHQRTHTGEKQAGGARSVS; encoded by the exons ATGCATTTGGAGGAGGCAACAGTCCTGGGTGCAACAGAGGACTCTCCTACCTCATCCCTCAGTGAGGGTTCAGCCCCTGGAGCCCACCTGGAGCCTCCTCATGACCCAGGGGCCTGCCATCCCACCAGTGGACGCTCTG cTCAACAGGCTTCCCCGGTGCCTGCCCTTCCCCAAGCAGGGAACTTAGGAGACCAAGCAGCAGCAAGTGTGCTTCAGATGGTCGGGCCCCAG GGGTCTGCAGCGTACGAGTTCCTGTGCGTGGACTATACTCAGAAGAAGTGGAGAGGTCCAGCAGTCAGTCAGAGAGCCCTGTACCAGAACGTCATGCCGGAAAATCACTGCAGCGCGGCCTCCCTGG CAGGTGAGAATAGGATGGAAAGTTCCGAGTTACCTGCAAAGCATGAAATTTCTAAAGGTTCTGATTCATCAAATAGGATATCAGGAGGACTCTATGTGGTGGTTCCTGGAGGACCAGAAGCTGGAGATGCCTGTGAAGATGCTTTAGAGAAGCTGGAAGGGCAGCCCTCAGATGAGGAAGGGAGCCAACTCGAAAGTGATTTCTTGGAAATAACACATGAGAATAAAACTAAATCTACCAAAGATGGATGTGATACATATAAGGAACTTGGGGCACATCCAAATCTGTCCTCCAGTCCTGCAGAACTTCAAGGAATTCTGAAAGGACAGAAATTCTATCGATGTGATGAATGTGGCAAAACTTTCAATCGGAGTTCACACCTCATTGGGCatcagagaatccacactggagagaaaccctatgagtgTAACGAGTGTGGAAAGACATTCAGGCAGACCTCTCAGCTCATAGTTCATCTCAGAACCCACACGGGGGAAAAGCCCTATGAGTGCAGCGTGTGTGGAAAGACCTATCGACACAGCTCCCATCTCATTCAACACCAGAGACTCCATAATGGGgagaaaccttataaatgtaatgaatgtgcgAAAGCCTTCACTCAGAGTTCCCAACTCATTGACCACCAGAGAAcccatactggagagaaaccatatgaatgCAATGAGTGTGGGGAGGCCTTCATTCGGAGTAAAAGTCTTGTCCGACATCAGGTACTTCACAGTGGTGAGAAACCCTACAAGTGTAATGAGTGTGGGAAAGCTTTCTGTTCTAATAGAAATCTCATTGACCATCAGAGAATCCACAGTGGGGAGAAGCCTTATGAGTGTAATCAATGTGGCAAGGCCTTCAGTCGGAGTAAATGTCTTATTCGACATCAGAGCCTCCACACTGGGGAAAAACCATACAAATGTAGTGActgtgggaaagctttcaatcAGAACTCTCAACTTGTTGACCATGAGcgaattcatactggagaaaaaccttttgaatgtaatgagtgtgggaaagcattcagtctgaGTAAGTGTCTTATTCGACATCAGAGACTTCACACAGGTGAAAAGCCCTATAAATGCAATGAATGTGGAAAATCCTTCAATCAAAACTCACACCTCATTATacaccagagaattcacactggtgagaaaccttatgaatgtactGAGTGTGGGAAGGTCTTCAGTTATAGCTCTAGCCTTATGGTACATCAAAGAACCCATACTGGGGAGAAACCATATAAATGCAGTGattgtgggaaagcctttagtgACAGCTCGCAACTCATTGTGCaccagagagttcacactggagagaaaccctatgaatgtattgagtgtggaaaagccttcagtcAGCGTTCCACTTTCAATCACCACCAgcgaactcacactggagagaagcaggCAGGTGGGGCTCGGTCAGTTTCTTAA
- the ZKSCAN7 gene encoding zinc finger protein with KRAB and SCAN domains 7 isoform X5, whose product MRNMDIIKAQQASPVPALPQAGNLGDQAAASVLQMVGPQGSAAYEFLCVDYTQKKWRGPAVSQRALYQNVMPENHCSAASLAGENRMESSELPAKHEISKGSDSSNRISGGLYVVVPGGPEAGDACEDALEKLEGQPSDEEGSQLESDFLEITHENKTKSTKDGCDTYKELGAHPNLSSSPAELQGILKGQKFYRCDECGKTFNRSSHLIGHQRIHTGEKPYECNECGKTFRQTSQLIVHLRTHTGEKPYECSVCGKTYRHSSHLIQHQRLHNGEKPYKCNECAKAFTQSSQLIDHQRTHTGEKPYECNECGEAFIRSKSLVRHQVLHSGEKPYKCNECGKAFCSNRNLIDHQRIHSGEKPYECNQCGKAFSRSKCLIRHQSLHTGEKPYKCSDCGKAFNQNSQLVDHERIHTGEKPFECNECGKAFSLSKCLIRHQRLHTGEKPYKCNECGKSFNQNSHLIIHQRIHTGEKPYECTECGKVFSYSSSLMVHQRTHTGEKPYKCSDCGKAFSDSSQLIVHQRVHTGEKPYECIECGKAFSQRSTFNHHQRTHTGEKQAGGARSVS is encoded by the exons ATGCGCAATATGGACATTATAAAGG cTCAACAGGCTTCCCCGGTGCCTGCCCTTCCCCAAGCAGGGAACTTAGGAGACCAAGCAGCAGCAAGTGTGCTTCAGATGGTCGGGCCCCAG GGGTCTGCAGCGTACGAGTTCCTGTGCGTGGACTATACTCAGAAGAAGTGGAGAGGTCCAGCAGTCAGTCAGAGAGCCCTGTACCAGAACGTCATGCCGGAAAATCACTGCAGCGCGGCCTCCCTGG CAGGTGAGAATAGGATGGAAAGTTCCGAGTTACCTGCAAAGCATGAAATTTCTAAAGGTTCTGATTCATCAAATAGGATATCAGGAGGACTCTATGTGGTGGTTCCTGGAGGACCAGAAGCTGGAGATGCCTGTGAAGATGCTTTAGAGAAGCTGGAAGGGCAGCCCTCAGATGAGGAAGGGAGCCAACTCGAAAGTGATTTCTTGGAAATAACACATGAGAATAAAACTAAATCTACCAAAGATGGATGTGATACATATAAGGAACTTGGGGCACATCCAAATCTGTCCTCCAGTCCTGCAGAACTTCAAGGAATTCTGAAAGGACAGAAATTCTATCGATGTGATGAATGTGGCAAAACTTTCAATCGGAGTTCACACCTCATTGGGCatcagagaatccacactggagagaaaccctatgagtgTAACGAGTGTGGAAAGACATTCAGGCAGACCTCTCAGCTCATAGTTCATCTCAGAACCCACACGGGGGAAAAGCCCTATGAGTGCAGCGTGTGTGGAAAGACCTATCGACACAGCTCCCATCTCATTCAACACCAGAGACTCCATAATGGGgagaaaccttataaatgtaatgaatgtgcgAAAGCCTTCACTCAGAGTTCCCAACTCATTGACCACCAGAGAAcccatactggagagaaaccatatgaatgCAATGAGTGTGGGGAGGCCTTCATTCGGAGTAAAAGTCTTGTCCGACATCAGGTACTTCACAGTGGTGAGAAACCCTACAAGTGTAATGAGTGTGGGAAAGCTTTCTGTTCTAATAGAAATCTCATTGACCATCAGAGAATCCACAGTGGGGAGAAGCCTTATGAGTGTAATCAATGTGGCAAGGCCTTCAGTCGGAGTAAATGTCTTATTCGACATCAGAGCCTCCACACTGGGGAAAAACCATACAAATGTAGTGActgtgggaaagctttcaatcAGAACTCTCAACTTGTTGACCATGAGcgaattcatactggagaaaaaccttttgaatgtaatgagtgtgggaaagcattcagtctgaGTAAGTGTCTTATTCGACATCAGAGACTTCACACAGGTGAAAAGCCCTATAAATGCAATGAATGTGGAAAATCCTTCAATCAAAACTCACACCTCATTATacaccagagaattcacactggtgagaaaccttatgaatgtactGAGTGTGGGAAGGTCTTCAGTTATAGCTCTAGCCTTATGGTACATCAAAGAACCCATACTGGGGAGAAACCATATAAATGCAGTGattgtgggaaagcctttagtgACAGCTCGCAACTCATTGTGCaccagagagttcacactggagagaaaccctatgaatgtattgagtgtggaaaagccttcagtcAGCGTTCCACTTTCAATCACCACCAgcgaactcacactggagagaagcaggCAGGTGGGGCTCGGTCAGTTTCTTAA